A single window of Methanomassiliicoccales archaeon DNA harbors:
- the proC gene encoding pyrroline-5-carboxylate reductase — protein sequence MKIGFVGAGMMAEALMKGIIAAGVTTAEDIVASEIVPARRDYITKTLKVRTTVDNLDVARSSDVIILAVKPQQMGSVLDELKPILTSEHLLVSIAAGIKVDFIEKHINWGVRVVRVMPNQPCQVGASASAFALGKSAKVEDKETVQKILNSVGIAFPMDEKYLDAVTGLSGSGPAYVYMVIEAMADGGVLAGLPRDVALALAAQTVLGSAKTVLETRKHPGELKDMVASPAGTTIEGIRVLEQYSIRAAFIDAIEAGAVKSAELGNK from the coding sequence ATGAAGATTGGATTCGTCGGGGCTGGCATGATGGCCGAGGCCCTCATGAAGGGTATCATAGCGGCGGGCGTCACGACCGCGGAGGACATAGTGGCGAGCGAGATCGTTCCGGCTCGCAGGGATTACATTACGAAGACGCTGAAGGTCCGCACCACCGTGGACAATCTGGACGTGGCGAGATCGTCGGACGTGATCATCCTGGCGGTCAAGCCGCAGCAGATGGGTTCGGTCCTCGATGAGCTCAAGCCGATCCTGACGAGCGAGCACCTCCTGGTCTCGATCGCTGCCGGCATCAAGGTCGATTTCATCGAGAAACATATCAACTGGGGCGTAAGGGTGGTAAGGGTCATGCCGAACCAGCCCTGTCAGGTCGGCGCGTCGGCATCTGCCTTCGCGCTGGGCAAGAGCGCCAAGGTAGAGGACAAGGAGACCGTGCAGAAGATCCTGAACTCGGTCGGCATCGCGTTCCCGATGGACGAGAAGTACCTGGACGCCGTGACCGGACTGAGCGGTTCCGGACCGGCCTATGTCTATATGGTAATAGAGGCAATGGCGGACGGAGGAGTACTGGCAGGGTTGCCGCGCGACGTGGCCCTGGCCCTTGCGGCACAGACTGTCCTCGGATCGGCCAAGACCGTGCTTGAGACCAGGAAGCACCCGGGCGAGCTGAAGGATATGGTCGCATCACCGGCCGGAACGACCATCGAAGGGATACGCGTGCTTGAGCAGTACAGCATCAGGGCCGCGTTCATAGATGCGATCGAGGCCGGTGCAGTGAAATCGGCCGAACTTGGTAACAAATAG